One stretch of Sulfuricaulis sp. DNA includes these proteins:
- a CDS encoding type II toxin-antitoxin system Phd/YefM family antitoxin, whose product MKKASITQTKNQLSALLDRVRHGETVLIMDRGRPVARLEPALQEGEGNEAGRLARLERAGILRRAISPARSRLLLEPPPKSKKGASILQALLAEREQGR is encoded by the coding sequence ATGAAAAAAGCCTCAATTACCCAAACCAAAAATCAGTTAAGCGCCCTGCTGGATCGCGTCCGCCACGGGGAAACCGTCCTGATCATGGATCGCGGGCGTCCGGTGGCGCGTTTGGAACCCGCGTTGCAGGAAGGAGAAGGAAATGAAGCAGGACGTCTTGCCCGCTTGGAGCGCGCGGGTATCCTGCGCCGGGCCATCTCGCCGGCGCGGAGCCGGCTTTTGCTGGAGCCGCCCCCAAAATCGAAGAAAGGCGCGAGCATTCTCCAGGCATTACTGGCGGAGCGCGAACAGGGGAGATGA